In a genomic window of Streptomyces sp. BHT-5-2:
- a CDS encoding ABC transporter permease encodes MTATAAPAPPDEQAEDEALPLRRTPTRKRLVPYWLLLPGILWLVVFFAAPLVYQASTSLQTGSLEEGFKVTWHVATYWDALAEYWPQFVRSVGYAAVATVLCLLLGYPLAYLIAFKAGRWRNLVMILVIAPFFTSFLIRTLAWKTILADGGPVVGALDALHLLDVTGALGITEGHRVLATPLAVVCGLTYNFLPFMVLPLYTSLERIDPRLHEAAGDLYARPATTFRRVTFPLSMPGVVAGTLLTFIPAAGDYINAELLGSTDQKMIGNVIQSQFLRVLDYPTAAALSFILMAAILAMVTLYIRKSGTEDLV; translated from the coding sequence ATGACCGCCACCGCCGCCCCCGCACCACCGGACGAGCAGGCCGAGGACGAGGCGCTGCCGCTCCGCAGGACCCCCACCCGCAAGCGGCTGGTCCCCTACTGGCTGCTGCTCCCCGGCATCCTCTGGCTGGTCGTCTTCTTCGCCGCCCCGCTCGTCTACCAGGCGTCGACCTCCCTCCAGACCGGCTCCCTCGAAGAGGGCTTCAAGGTCACCTGGCACGTCGCCACCTACTGGGACGCGCTGGCCGAGTACTGGCCGCAGTTCGTCCGCTCGGTCGGCTACGCCGCGGTCGCCACCGTGCTCTGCCTGCTGCTCGGCTATCCGCTGGCGTATCTGATCGCCTTCAAGGCCGGCCGCTGGCGGAACCTGGTGATGATCCTGGTCATCGCCCCGTTCTTCACCAGCTTCCTGATCCGCACCCTGGCCTGGAAGACGATCCTGGCCGACGGCGGCCCGGTCGTCGGCGCGCTCGACGCGCTCCACCTCCTCGACGTCACCGGCGCCCTCGGCATCACCGAAGGGCACCGGGTGCTGGCCACCCCGCTGGCGGTGGTCTGCGGTCTGACCTACAACTTCCTGCCGTTCATGGTGCTGCCGCTGTACACCTCGCTGGAGCGGATCGACCCCCGGCTGCACGAGGCCGCCGGCGACCTCTACGCCCGCCCGGCCACCACCTTCCGCCGGGTCACCTTCCCGCTGTCCATGCCCGGCGTCGTCGCCGGCACCCTGCTCACCTTCATCCCGGCCGCCGGCGACTACATCAACGCCGAACTGCTGGGCTCCACGGACCAGAAGATGATCGGCAACGTCATCCAGTCGCAGTTCCTGCGGGTGCTGGACTACCCGACCGCCGCCGCGCTCTCCTTCATCCTCATGGCGGCCATCCTCGCCATGGTCACGCTCTACATCCGCAAGTCCGGGACGGAGGACCTGGTCTGA
- a CDS encoding ABC transporter permease, with translation MAATDTPTKALRWLRRNLVTLAGLATLAYLVLPNVVVMVFSFNKPNGRFNYQWTRFSTDAWTDPCGVADMCGSLGLSLEIAVWATVGATVLGTMIAFALARYRFRARAGVNTLIFLPMAMPEVVMAASLATLFLNMGIQFGFWTILIAHIMFCLSFVVTAVKARVMSMDPRLEQAAQDLYATPVQTFLRVTLPIAAPGIAAGALLSFALSFDDFIITNFNAGSTVTFPMFVWGSAQRGTPVQINVIGTAMFLVAVLCVFVGQLAGTQRKRSKHSKRSKRSQRS, from the coding sequence ATGGCGGCCACCGACACCCCCACCAAGGCCCTGCGCTGGCTGCGCCGCAACCTCGTCACCCTGGCGGGACTGGCCACCCTGGCCTACCTGGTCCTGCCCAACGTCGTGGTGATGGTCTTCTCCTTCAACAAGCCCAACGGGCGCTTCAACTACCAGTGGACGCGGTTCTCCACCGACGCCTGGACCGACCCGTGCGGCGTCGCCGACATGTGCGGCTCGCTCGGGCTGAGCCTGGAGATAGCCGTCTGGGCCACCGTCGGCGCGACCGTCCTCGGCACCATGATCGCGTTCGCGCTGGCCCGCTACCGCTTCCGCGCCCGGGCCGGCGTCAACACCCTGATCTTCCTGCCGATGGCGATGCCCGAGGTCGTCATGGCCGCCTCGCTGGCCACCCTCTTCCTCAACATGGGCATCCAGTTCGGCTTCTGGACGATCCTGATCGCGCACATCATGTTCTGCCTGAGCTTCGTCGTCACCGCCGTCAAGGCCCGCGTGATGAGCATGGACCCGCGGTTGGAACAGGCCGCCCAGGACCTCTACGCCACACCCGTGCAGACCTTCCTGCGGGTGACGCTGCCGATCGCCGCGCCCGGCATCGCCGCCGGCGCCCTGCTCTCCTTCGCGCTCTCCTTCGACGACTTCATCATCACGAACTTCAACGCCGGCTCCACCGTGACCTTCCCCATGTTCGTCTGGGGATCGGCACAGCGGGGCACACCTGTCCAGATCAACGTCATCGGAACGGCGATGTTCCTGGTCGCCGTCCTGTGCGTGTTCGTCGGCCAACTGGCCGGAACCCAACGCAAGCGCAGCAAGCACAGTAAGCGCAGTAAACGCAGCCAGAGGAGCTGA
- a CDS encoding NAD(P)/FAD-dependent oxidoreductase has product MARAAMPNTSGAPGSAPTPSPVHALADAALTPFWLEDPARPDAGPALVGDEHCDLLVVGGGYSGLWTALLAKERDPQRDVVLIEGQEVGWAASGRNGGFCAASLTHGLGNGLARWPGELATLEELGARNLDAIEDTVARHDIDCDFERTGEIDVATAPHQVGELREMAEEAGRLGLGGYEFLDREAVRAEVDSPTFLAGLWDRTGVAMVHPAKLAWGLKRACRALGVRIYEHTPGTQLSSRGAGIAVRTPYGRVFARRAALATNAFPPLVKRIRPFVAPVYDYALMTEPLTEEQLAAVGWKNRPGLSDSANHFHYFRITADNRILWGGYDIVYHYGGGVRAEYDHHPDTYRKLAEHFFTCFPQLEGIRFTHTWGGAIDTCSRFSAFFGTAHGGRTAYALGYTGLGVGATRFGAEVMLDLLAGERTERTELEMVRTKPLPFPPEPVRSLGIGLTQWSMTRADENGGRRNLWLKAMDKVGLGFDS; this is encoded by the coding sequence ATGGCACGAGCTGCCATGCCGAACACTTCGGGGGCCCCGGGGTCCGCCCCGACCCCCTCCCCCGTCCACGCGCTGGCCGACGCCGCCCTCACACCGTTCTGGCTGGAGGACCCGGCCCGGCCGGACGCCGGGCCCGCCCTCGTCGGCGACGAGCACTGCGACCTGCTGGTCGTCGGCGGCGGCTACTCCGGCCTGTGGACCGCGCTGCTCGCCAAGGAGCGCGACCCACAGCGGGACGTCGTCCTCATCGAGGGGCAGGAGGTCGGCTGGGCCGCCTCCGGCCGCAACGGCGGCTTCTGCGCCGCCTCCCTCACCCACGGCCTGGGCAACGGGCTGGCCCGCTGGCCCGGCGAACTGGCCACCCTGGAGGAGCTGGGCGCCCGCAACCTCGACGCCATCGAGGACACGGTCGCCCGCCACGACATCGACTGCGACTTCGAGCGCACCGGCGAGATCGACGTCGCCACCGCCCCGCACCAGGTCGGCGAACTCCGCGAGATGGCCGAGGAGGCCGGCCGACTGGGCCTGGGCGGCTACGAGTTCCTCGACCGCGAGGCGGTCCGCGCCGAGGTCGACTCGCCCACCTTCCTGGCCGGCCTGTGGGACCGCACCGGCGTCGCCATGGTGCACCCGGCCAAGCTCGCCTGGGGCCTGAAGCGGGCCTGCCGCGCCCTGGGCGTCCGGATCTACGAGCACACTCCCGGCACCCAGCTGTCCTCGCGCGGCGCGGGCATCGCGGTCCGCACCCCCTACGGCCGGGTCTTCGCCCGGCGCGCGGCGCTGGCCACCAACGCCTTCCCGCCGCTGGTCAAGCGGATCCGCCCGTTCGTCGCGCCGGTCTACGACTACGCGCTGATGACCGAGCCGCTCACCGAGGAGCAACTCGCCGCCGTCGGCTGGAAGAACCGGCCGGGCCTGAGCGACAGCGCCAACCACTTCCACTACTTCCGCATCACCGCCGACAACCGCATCCTGTGGGGCGGCTACGACATCGTCTACCACTACGGCGGCGGCGTCCGGGCCGAGTACGACCACCACCCGGACACCTACCGCAAGCTCGCCGAGCACTTCTTCACCTGCTTCCCGCAGTTGGAGGGCATCCGCTTCACCCACACCTGGGGCGGCGCGATCGACACCTGCTCCCGTTTCTCCGCGTTCTTCGGCACCGCCCACGGCGGCCGGACGGCGTACGCGCTCGGCTACACCGGGCTCGGCGTCGGCGCCACCCGATTCGGCGCGGAGGTGATGCTGGACCTGCTGGCGGGGGAGCGCACCGAGCGCACCGAGCTGGAGATGGTGCGGACCAAGCCGCTGCCGTTCCCGCCCGAACCGGTGCGCTCGCTGGGCATCGGCCTCACCCAGTGGTCCATGACCCGCGCCGACGAGAACGGCGGCCGGCGCAACCTGTGGCTGAAGGCCATGGACAAGGTCGGCCTGGGCTTCGACAGCTGA
- a CDS encoding DUF4232 domain-containing protein, translating to MSHHSTLRRGRTAAVAGLIVTAALGLTACNGTGGSGAAPAASASAADPGSRAGSTDPQGSGTTGGTTGGSGGATSASSHTGGGTGAGGVHGGHQGQSGNRLGRCTTDGLRAGWGSEGGGVPDMKSDQQQTAAVWLKNISGTPCTISGFPGVQIKGTDGTAWDLGRSAGKPEPKVLKPNAHTTFTIALLPTTRAGDKKVEPGQVLITPPNEKKNFQLQWPFGGAILDQSGATHPGTFVNPVNVP from the coding sequence ATGTCGCACCACAGCACGCTCCGCCGGGGCCGCACCGCCGCCGTCGCCGGCCTGATCGTCACGGCCGCGCTCGGCCTCACCGCCTGCAACGGCACGGGCGGGTCCGGCGCCGCCCCGGCCGCCTCCGCCTCCGCCGCGGACCCCGGCTCCCGGGCCGGCAGCACCGACCCGCAGGGCTCCGGCACCACCGGCGGCACCACCGGCGGGTCCGGCGGCGCGACCAGCGCCTCCTCGCACACCGGCGGCGGCACGGGCGCCGGCGGTGTGCACGGCGGTCACCAGGGCCAGTCCGGCAACCGGCTCGGCCGCTGCACCACCGACGGGCTGCGCGCCGGCTGGGGCTCGGAGGGCGGCGGCGTGCCGGACATGAAGAGCGACCAGCAGCAGACCGCCGCCGTGTGGCTGAAGAACATCAGCGGCACCCCCTGCACCATCTCCGGCTTCCCGGGCGTCCAGATCAAGGGCACCGACGGCACCGCCTGGGACCTCGGCCGCTCGGCCGGGAAGCCGGAGCCGAAGGTGCTGAAGCCGAACGCGCACACCACGTTCACCATCGCCCTGCTGCCCACCACCCGCGCGGGCGACAAGAAGGTCGAGCCCGGACAGGTGCTGATCACCCCGCCGAACGAGAAGAAGAACTTCCAGCTCCAGTGGCCCTTCGGCGGCGCCATCCTGGACCAGTCCGGCGCCACCCATCCGGGCACCTTCGTGAACCCCGTCAATGTGCCGTAA
- a CDS encoding phosphatase PAP2 family protein, giving the protein MGWGSRRFCGARAVRRYGLVALCSALLFGLVTWQVAADGAVRGLDERLGRGVAGSAVPGPLAQFFADLGEATVALPVLLAAAGWTVWRTRRGPGRVWSAPVAAVGALAAVPALVVPFKVWLDRPGPPRMAGVHEGFYPSGHGATAAVAYGLVALLLLRAHAGRRRLAGIRVARLVVAGTGLLNAGVGLGLVRQGYHWPLDVLGGWCLAGVLLPLWCMVCDRWDRWAGGRDTGPRPAPADTGGVGAGTG; this is encoded by the coding sequence ATGGGGTGGGGTTCCCGGCGTTTCTGCGGGGCGCGGGCGGTTCGGCGGTACGGCCTGGTCGCGCTGTGCAGTGCGCTGCTCTTCGGGCTGGTCACCTGGCAGGTGGCGGCCGATGGTGCGGTGCGCGGGCTCGACGAGCGGCTGGGCCGCGGGGTGGCGGGCAGTGCCGTACCCGGGCCGCTCGCCCAGTTCTTCGCCGACCTGGGCGAGGCGACGGTGGCGCTGCCGGTGCTGCTGGCGGCGGCCGGGTGGACGGTGTGGCGGACCCGCCGCGGGCCGGGGCGGGTGTGGTCGGCGCCGGTCGCCGCCGTGGGCGCGCTGGCCGCCGTGCCGGCCCTCGTCGTCCCGTTCAAGGTGTGGCTGGACCGGCCGGGGCCGCCCCGGATGGCCGGTGTCCACGAGGGGTTCTATCCGTCGGGGCACGGGGCGACGGCGGCCGTGGCGTACGGGCTGGTGGCGCTGCTGCTGCTCCGGGCGCACGCGGGGCGGCGGCGCCTCGCCGGGATCCGCGTCGCACGGCTGGTCGTGGCGGGGACCGGGCTGCTCAACGCGGGCGTCGGACTCGGACTGGTGCGGCAGGGCTACCACTGGCCGCTGGACGTGCTCGGCGGCTGGTGTCTGGCGGGGGTGCTGCTGCCGCTGTGGTGCATGGTGTGCGACCGGTGGGACAGGTGGGCCGGCGGCCGGGATACGGGTCCGAGGCCGGCACCGGCTGACACCGGCGGCGTCGGGGCCGGCACCGGCTGA
- the gabT gene encoding 4-aminobutyrate--2-oxoglutarate transaminase: MTELSGGPALPQERRVVTAIPGPKSQELWARKQETVAAGVGAVLPVFVKRAGGGVLEDVDGNSLIDFGSGIAVTSVGNSAEAVVRRAAAQLADFTHTCAMVTPYEPYVEVCEQLAELTPGDHAKKSALFNSGAEAVENAVKIARAYTKRQAVVVFDHGYHGRTNLTMALTAKNMPYKHGFGPFAPEVYRVPLAYPYRWLTGPENCAQEAADQVITQITKQIGAENVAAIIIEPLLGEGGFIEPARGFLPAVANFAKENGIVFVADEIQSGFCRTGQWFACEDEGVVPDLITTAKGIAGGLPLAAVTGRAEIMDAAHAGGLGGTYGGNPVACAAALGSIETMRELDLNAKARRIGEVMKARLNAIAEKYDIVGEVRGRGAMIAIELVKSGSKDPNPEATAALAKACHQEGLLVLTTGTFGNVLRFLPPLVIGEDLLNEGLDILESAFGTL; this comes from the coding sequence ATGACCGAACTGTCCGGAGGGCCCGCCCTCCCCCAGGAGCGTCGCGTCGTCACCGCGATCCCCGGCCCCAAGTCCCAGGAGCTGTGGGCCCGCAAGCAGGAGACCGTGGCCGCCGGTGTCGGCGCGGTGCTGCCCGTCTTCGTCAAGCGCGCGGGCGGCGGTGTGCTGGAGGACGTGGACGGCAACTCCCTGATCGACTTCGGCTCCGGTATCGCGGTGACCTCGGTCGGCAACAGCGCGGAGGCCGTGGTCCGCCGGGCCGCCGCGCAGCTCGCGGACTTCACCCACACCTGTGCGATGGTGACGCCGTACGAGCCGTACGTCGAGGTCTGTGAGCAGCTGGCCGAGCTGACGCCGGGCGACCACGCGAAGAAGTCGGCGCTGTTCAACTCCGGCGCGGAGGCGGTCGAGAACGCCGTCAAGATCGCCCGCGCGTACACCAAGCGCCAGGCGGTCGTCGTGTTCGACCACGGCTACCACGGCCGGACGAACCTCACGATGGCGCTGACCGCGAAGAACATGCCGTACAAGCACGGCTTCGGCCCGTTCGCGCCCGAGGTCTACCGCGTGCCGCTGGCCTACCCCTACCGCTGGCTGACCGGCCCGGAGAACTGCGCGCAGGAGGCCGCCGACCAGGTGATCACGCAGATCACCAAGCAGATCGGCGCGGAGAACGTCGCGGCGATCATCATCGAGCCGTTGCTCGGCGAGGGCGGCTTCATCGAGCCGGCCAGGGGCTTCCTCCCGGCCGTCGCGAACTTCGCGAAGGAGAACGGGATCGTCTTCGTCGCGGACGAGATCCAGTCCGGCTTCTGCCGCACCGGCCAGTGGTTCGCGTGCGAGGACGAGGGTGTCGTCCCGGACCTCATCACCACCGCCAAGGGCATCGCGGGCGGCCTGCCGCTGGCCGCCGTCACCGGCCGCGCCGAGATCATGGACGCCGCGCACGCGGGCGGCCTGGGCGGCACCTACGGCGGCAACCCGGTGGCCTGCGCCGCCGCGCTCGGCTCGATCGAGACCATGCGCGAGCTGGACCTGAACGCCAAGGCCCGGCGGATCGGCGAGGTCATGAAGGCCCGCCTGAACGCCATCGCGGAGAAGTACGACATCGTCGGCGAGGTCCGCGGCCGCGGCGCGATGATCGCGATCGAGCTGGTCAAGTCCGGTTCCAAGGACCCGAACCCGGAGGCCACCGCGGCGCTCGCCAAGGCGTGCCACCAGGAGGGCCTGCTGGTGCTGACGACCGGTACGTTCGGCAACGTGCTGCGCTTCCTGCCGCCGCTGGTCATCGGCGAGGACCTGCTGAACGAGGGTCTGGACATCCTGGAGTCGGCGTTCGGCACGCTCTGA
- a CDS encoding ATP-binding protein, with the protein MDTEGTQDAQHTAPQPSGGAHRGEAAVPRPAAPRTPSPPAVPPGAPAMPSTPPGVAGPGGGQPSLLSWLRMPRPAAAPGVWTYGHRPRAAEEPDRVPARQLITGAIISFLCGWLLWSLLWNGYLGPYWYWPLQLLRPDSWAAAQTSGDHTAYLVLSNAYYGLWILGIAFVFGRLGRWPELFRRFVLPLLRRLGAHAPAAKPQPASDPAQWPELRAHGAPDAADRLAAEARAGVMNDVDVARISRAWRSVRSGRNSLASFTDTVLRHGAAACAHPSGQRDLARRTARHDLLAHQVRIGTAAEHPRNPYQHRGTGSALEPRVLGTSLLAVGPAGSGKTTRLVRPVVEAMCLQALAGQCAVVAVGPAGSAPGPDDAFDVVVRIGRPDPDCDLDLYGGTTDPDEAAGILAEALVGDLAEQLPGGDSRRAATALAQVLGPFRAAHDRFPTVPELRELLDGAPQAVTALRTALEAAGDHTLLRELDARARQSERPGDVALLLADRIALLDRPAFADFFDPTGATRQVSLRALDHPLRVRVELPERGHAEASRILARLVLAQFTECAVARADRSLFACLVLDEAAHTITAEALRGLQRLRSANAGAVLTLRSLDDVPEALRSALLGSVGCRMAFAGVTPWDGAPFAEVWGKEWVETRDVTDRQIIAHGAGMKAFHIVRQLVTGKAATSKAITVRTVERERWSASDLANALPAGHAVLSVTTVEGEHAPPVLVDLRG; encoded by the coding sequence ATGGACACCGAGGGCACGCAGGACGCACAGCACACCGCTCCGCAGCCGTCCGGCGGAGCACATCGAGGCGAAGCCGCCGTGCCGCGTCCCGCGGCTCCGCGTACGCCGTCGCCTCCGGCTGTGCCGCCGGGGGCGCCGGCCATGCCATCCACCCCGCCCGGCGTTGCCGGACCCGGCGGGGGGCAGCCGTCGCTGCTGAGTTGGCTGCGCATGCCGCGACCGGCCGCGGCGCCCGGGGTCTGGACGTACGGGCACCGGCCGCGAGCGGCGGAGGAACCCGACCGGGTCCCGGCCAGGCAACTGATCACCGGGGCGATCATTTCCTTCCTGTGCGGGTGGCTGTTGTGGTCGCTCCTGTGGAACGGCTATCTCGGCCCCTACTGGTACTGGCCTCTCCAACTCCTGCGGCCGGACTCCTGGGCAGCGGCGCAGACGTCCGGAGACCACACGGCCTACCTGGTGCTCAGCAACGCCTACTACGGGCTGTGGATCCTCGGGATCGCGTTCGTCTTCGGCCGTCTGGGCCGCTGGCCGGAGTTGTTCCGCCGGTTCGTCCTGCCCCTCCTGCGCCGCCTTGGCGCCCATGCCCCCGCCGCCAAGCCGCAACCGGCCAGCGACCCCGCGCAGTGGCCCGAACTCCGGGCCCACGGTGCGCCGGACGCCGCCGACAGGCTCGCCGCCGAGGCCCGTGCCGGTGTCATGAACGACGTGGACGTGGCGCGCATTTCACGGGCCTGGCGTTCGGTGCGCTCCGGGCGCAACTCCCTGGCCTCCTTCACCGACACCGTGCTGCGGCACGGCGCCGCGGCCTGCGCCCACCCCTCCGGGCAGCGCGACCTGGCCAGGCGCACCGCCCGGCACGACCTGCTCGCCCACCAGGTGCGGATCGGCACCGCCGCCGAGCATCCGCGCAACCCGTACCAGCACCGGGGCACCGGCAGCGCCCTGGAGCCCCGGGTGCTGGGCACCTCGCTGCTGGCGGTCGGGCCCGCCGGGAGCGGCAAGACCACCCGGCTCGTCCGCCCGGTGGTGGAGGCGATGTGCCTGCAGGCACTGGCCGGTCAGTGCGCGGTGGTCGCCGTCGGCCCGGCCGGTTCCGCGCCCGGCCCCGACGACGCGTTCGACGTGGTGGTGCGGATCGGCCGCCCCGATCCGGACTGCGATCTGGACCTCTACGGGGGCACCACCGACCCCGACGAGGCGGCCGGCATCCTGGCCGAGGCGCTCGTCGGCGACCTCGCCGAGCAGCTCCCCGGCGGTGACAGCCGGCGCGCCGCGACCGCGCTGGCCCAGGTGCTCGGCCCGTTCCGCGCCGCGCACGACCGCTTCCCGACCGTGCCCGAGCTGCGCGAGCTGCTGGACGGCGCGCCGCAGGCGGTGACCGCGCTGCGGACGGCCCTGGAAGCGGCCGGCGACCACACCCTGCTGCGCGAACTCGACGCCCGCGCCCGGCAGTCCGAGCGTCCCGGCGACGTCGCCCTCCTCCTCGCGGACCGGATCGCGCTCCTCGACCGCCCGGCCTTCGCGGACTTCTTCGACCCCACCGGAGCCACCCGGCAGGTCTCGCTGCGCGCCCTGGACCACCCCCTCCGGGTCCGTGTCGAGCTGCCCGAACGCGGCCATGCCGAGGCGTCCCGGATCCTGGCCCGGCTGGTCCTGGCGCAGTTCACCGAGTGCGCGGTGGCCCGTGCGGACCGCTCGCTGTTCGCCTGCCTGGTCCTCGACGAGGCCGCGCACACCATCACGGCGGAGGCGCTGCGCGGTCTCCAGCGCCTCCGCTCGGCCAACGCCGGGGCCGTGCTGACCCTGCGCTCGCTGGACGACGTCCCCGAGGCGCTGCGCAGCGCGCTGCTCGGCTCGGTCGGCTGCCGGATGGCGTTCGCGGGCGTCACGCCCTGGGACGGGGCACCGTTCGCCGAGGTGTGGGGCAAGGAATGGGTGGAGACCCGTGATGTGACGGACCGTCAAATCATTGCGCACGGTGCCGGGATGAAGGCGTTCCACATCGTCCGCCAACTGGTCACGGGCAAGGCGGCCACCTCCAAGGCCATCACCGTCCGCACCGTCGAGCGCGAACGCTGGTCCGCCTCCGACCTCGCGAACGCGCTCCCGGCCGGCCATGCGGTGCTGTCGGTGACCACGGTCGAGGGCGAGCACGCCCCGCCCGTCCTCGTCGACCTCCGCGGCTGA
- a CDS encoding PucR family transcriptional regulator: MPHTLASLVNHTALKLTVLAGEDRLDAPVRWAHASELIDPVPYMEGGELLLITALKLDAADPETADRYVRRVAEAGVVGLGFAIGVNYEGVPEALVEAARRHHLPLLGVPRRTPFIAISKAVSAAVAADQYRAVTAGFEAQRELTRAALGTEGPAELLARLAAHLGGWAALYDASGAVVAAAPDWAARRASRLAEDVARLRERPAPASSVVSDTDGDDRVELQSLGTGRRARGVLAVGTDAPLGTAARYAVHSAVALLTLTTERSRALQDAEQRLGAAVLKMLLAGEPDHARAVAGRLYGGLLDAPFRMVVAEPVPADEQPSSAKLPTPFGKGGPPSPPAAGAASALEALADAMESAAARTGEAVLAVPDGGRLVVLVADGGAAADACTAFAAATDARLGEQSRPRGRNSRNGARREGEGLAVGLSAPTGTMAAANAYRQAEQALSVARRRGRTLVEHEDVAAGSVLPLLADDAVRAFADGLLRALREHDATGRGDLVASLRAWLARHGQWDAAAADLGVHRHTLRYRMRRVEEILGRSLDDPDVRMELWLALKATSGGAGE; the protein is encoded by the coding sequence ATGCCGCACACCCTCGCCTCCCTGGTCAACCACACCGCGCTCAAGCTGACCGTGCTCGCGGGCGAGGACCGGCTGGACGCCCCGGTGCGCTGGGCGCACGCCAGCGAGCTGATCGACCCGGTGCCGTACATGGAGGGCGGCGAGCTGCTGCTGATCACCGCGCTCAAGCTGGACGCGGCGGATCCGGAGACCGCCGACCGCTATGTGCGGCGGGTCGCCGAGGCCGGTGTGGTCGGGCTGGGGTTCGCGATCGGGGTGAACTACGAAGGCGTGCCGGAGGCGCTGGTCGAGGCGGCCCGCCGGCACCACCTGCCACTGCTGGGCGTGCCCCGCCGCACGCCGTTCATCGCGATCAGCAAGGCGGTGTCGGCGGCCGTGGCGGCCGACCAGTACCGCGCGGTCACCGCCGGCTTCGAGGCGCAGCGGGAGCTGACCCGCGCGGCGCTCGGCACCGAGGGCCCGGCCGAGCTGCTGGCCCGGCTCGCGGCGCACCTGGGCGGCTGGGCGGCGCTCTACGACGCGTCGGGAGCAGTGGTGGCGGCCGCCCCCGACTGGGCCGCGCGGCGTGCCTCCCGGCTCGCCGAGGACGTGGCGCGGCTGCGCGAACGGCCCGCGCCCGCCAGCTCCGTCGTCAGCGACACCGACGGCGACGACCGGGTGGAACTCCAGTCGCTGGGCACCGGCCGCCGGGCCCGCGGCGTGCTCGCCGTCGGGACCGACGCGCCGCTGGGCACCGCCGCGCGCTACGCGGTGCACTCGGCGGTCGCGCTGCTGACCCTGACCACCGAGCGGTCCCGGGCGCTCCAGGACGCCGAGCAGCGGCTGGGCGCCGCGGTCCTGAAGATGCTGCTGGCCGGCGAGCCGGACCACGCCCGGGCGGTGGCCGGGCGGCTCTACGGAGGGCTGCTGGACGCCCCGTTCCGGATGGTGGTGGCCGAGCCGGTGCCCGCCGACGAGCAGCCGTCCTCCGCCAAGCTCCCGACCCCGTTCGGCAAGGGGGGACCGCCCTCGCCTCCGGCCGCCGGCGCCGCGTCCGCCCTGGAGGCGCTGGCCGACGCCATGGAGTCCGCCGCCGCCCGCACCGGCGAGGCGGTGCTGGCCGTACCGGACGGCGGCCGTCTGGTCGTGCTGGTCGCGGACGGCGGCGCGGCCGCGGACGCCTGTACCGCGTTCGCCGCCGCGACCGACGCCCGCCTGGGCGAGCAGTCGCGCCCGCGCGGCCGCAACTCCCGGAACGGCGCCCGCCGGGAGGGCGAGGGCCTGGCCGTCGGCCTCTCCGCACCCACCGGCACGATGGCCGCCGCCAACGCCTACCGCCAGGCCGAGCAGGCGCTCTCGGTCGCCCGCCGGCGCGGCCGCACCCTGGTGGAACACGAGGACGTGGCGGCCGGCTCGGTCCTGCCGCTGCTCGCCGACGACGCGGTCCGGGCCTTCGCCGACGGGCTGTTGCGGGCGCTGCGCGAACACGACGCGACCGGCCGCGGCGACCTGGTGGCGTCGCTGCGCGCCTGGCTCGCCCGGCACGGCCAGTGGGACGCGGCCGCCGCCGACCTGGGCGTCCACCGCCACACCCTGCGCTACCGCATGCGCCGCGTCGAGGAGATCCTGGGCCGCTCGCTGGACGACCCGGACGTCCGGATGGAGCTGTGGCTGGCGCTGAAGGCGACGTCGGGGGGCGCGGGGGAGTAG